ACTTCATCAACCAAGGCAAAATTGAGTGGGCGTTGTACCATGTCTTCCTGGCGAACAACCATGTTGTCACGAAGGTAATCAAAACCGACTTCAGAGTTGGTTGAATAAGTAATATCACAATTATAAGCTTCACGTTTTTCAGCAGGAGACTTAGCAGCTAGGTTGATCCCAACTGAAAGACCTAACCAGCTATACACTTCACCCATTTCGGTAGCGTCACGCGTTGAAAGATACTCATTAACAGTAATAACGTGAACACCCTCACCAGCAATAGCATTGAGATAAACTGGCATGGTGGCTGTAAGAGTTTTTCCTTCACCAGTACGCATTTCAGGGACATCCCCGTTATGAAGAACAATTCCTCCCATAATTTGAACACGATAAGGGAACAAGCCCAACACACGTTTTGCTGCTTCACGAACAACTGCGAAAGCTTCAGGTAATAGTTGTTCGAGGGTCTCACCTTTTTGATAGCGTTCTTTAAATTCAAGTGTTTTTCCTTGTAGATCTCTATCCGACAATGACGCCATTTGGTCTGCGTAGGATTCTACTTTTTTTGCAATTTTTTCTAATTTTCTTAGTTCGCCTTTGTCATTTTCGATAACTTTGCGTAGAATATTGGCCATTCTCTTTCCTTTCGATCATCTAATCATTTCATTTTAACATAAATATGCAGGCAGTTCAAGAAAGGTTGGTAAAGTTATCACGCCGTACGCATGAAAACTTTCTCTTCATCCTTTTGTGCCCGGACATCAATTTTGAAAAGATTCCTTTTTAAATCAATCATCTGCTTAGCCTCTTTCTCCAAATAATTGGACTAAATAATCTTCCAAATGGACAGAAATATACCGTTGTTTGCGACGATAACTGAGGTCTTTTTTAGGAAATACCATCACTTTGAGAAAATATAAGCACATTTTTCGGATAAGATTTAGGTTAAATGCGGCTCTTTTATCCAATGTCTGATGATGATCTTCATGATAAACAACGTCCAATAACCAGTGCATACTCTCTATCTGCCAATGACCTCGTACACAATTGGCAAATGTGAGGACATCCGGCTTAAAGCTAAAGATAAAATAACGATTCTCTTGACTCAGCTGACCATCCTTATCAATCGTGTTACGAGTCATCCCAATACCACGTAACTTATGCCATTTGGGATGGTTTTGACACAACCATTTGATATCGGAAGACACCCAGTATTCTCTAACTTCTAGATTTTTCAACAGTCTGATAATACTGTGCATTTTCTTGGAGTTCTTCCAATAAGTTGACATCACTAAAATAAAGAGCAATATCATCATAAAGTGTTTCTTGATTTCCTTTGACGGCTAAGCAATAGTCTGCTTTACCTTTTATAATCGTATCAACGATAGCCGTCTGCGTGCCCATTGCGTCTATCGTTACAATGCTTTTACGGATATCAATTGTCCGCAATAACTGAGGAATGGCAACAATTTCATTACTTTTCTCCTCAACCGCTACCTGTCCCAAACTAAGATGATGCCCCCCATCATAAGCCGTTACAATATGAACAGGCTTCTGATTTTTACCTCGATTGCCTCGAATCGTTTTACCGTCCACTGAAATCAGTTGATGAACGGCATCTAAGCTTGTCAATGATTGCTCAAATTGAACTTTAAGCTCTTTTAAACGGTCTGAATTAACAAGACTAATCACACGCTCTAAGGTATCATGAGACGGACAACCTTCACTCAAATCAACGTAGGTCGCAAACAATGGTTCATTCATTTCAATAAAATCTTCCATCTCCTTCCAGGTTTCAATGCCAGCTAACTGACAAACGAAGACAAGAAATAGAATGGTTGATAAGGGGTAGCGAATTTTCCAAGATTGACGACTATCCAATTCAACTGCGCAATCATCAATAGAAATAATAAAATCAATCATCGTAGTCACCTCATCTATAGTGTACTACTTTGATTGATTTTGTCATTATGAATCTAGTTTTCTGAAAACAAAAGTTTCTTCATGCGTTTGGCGTGGGTAAAGTTATCAGAGAAACAGAGAGTCATAATTTTATCCTTTTTTCTCATATTGATACCATGGTATTAAACGAGTTGATTGGGGTGACTCACAATCATTTCTAATTGACCATCAAATGACCACGATTTAACATCGTTAGGCAAGATAAAGTGCATGCCTTTTTCTAGCTCATAAGCCTTCTGGTCCACATAGAGTTTTCCTTGACCTTTTAAAACACTCACTAAAAGATAAGGCGCAGCTTGTTTCATGTCAACCATTTGACTAGTTACCCATTTGTAAACAGTGAAAAATGGTGTTGAGACTAAAGTTGTTGCTACCATATTATCCAAAACCATAGTGGCTGGCACGCTATTTTCTGGCTTACCAATCGTTAAGACATCAATAGACTTTTCAATATGAAGGTCACGAAGATTACCATTAACGTCCTTACGGTCAAAATCATAAACCCGATAAGTGGTATCAGATGACTGCTGGGTTTCTAAAATAAGAATTCCCTTGCCGATCGCATGCATGGTGCCACTTGGAACATAGAAAAAATCGCCTGCTTTGACTGGGACACGAGTCAGCAAATCATCCCAAGCGCCTGCTTCAATCATGGCACGAAGGTCTTCTTTGGACTTGGCCTGATGGCCGTATACAATTTCAGAACCCTCTTCGGCAGAAATAATATACCAGCATTCTGTCTTGCCTAATTCTCCTTCATGTTCACGTCCATAAGCATCATCAGGATGAACTTGGACACTTAGCCAGTCATTAGCATCTAAAATCTTAGTTAACAGTGGAAAAACTTCTTCCTTTGGATTCCCAAACAAGGCCGGCTCTTGCGCATATAATGTGTTTAAAGGTTGTCCTTGATAACGTCCATTAGTAACTGTCGAAACACCATTAGGATGAGCAGAAATAGCCCAATACTCACCTGTGGTGTCACTTGGGATGTTGTAAGCAAAGACATCTCTCAACTTGGTGCCACCCCAAATCCTGTCGTGCATGGTTGATTTTAGAAATAATGGTTCTGACATAATATTCCTCGCTTCTGATGTTAATCTCTGTTTATTATAGCATGTTCTAGCTGACTGCGCTTTCTTTTACTAGACAAGCAGGCAAAAACAGACCCTATTTTCCTTGTGCAGCCAACTTGGCCAAAGCAAAATTTCCCAGAGTAGCGGAGCCATTATCAGCAACAGCTGGAGTAACAATGTAGTCTGTCAAATCAGGGACTGGCAAATAACCGCTTAAAAGGGCAGTGAATTTATCATGCACGCGCAACACCATATGTTCTTGCGCCATGACACCTCCGCCAAAAACAATCACTTGAGGACGGTAAAGCATAGTTGCTTGCAGCGCTGCTTGGGCAATGTAGAAGGCTTGAATGTCCCAAACATCAGCTTCCTGATCAAGCCGTTCACCTCTCACTCCCGTTCTGGCCTCAATACTTGGACCTGCTGCCATCCCTTCCAGACACCCTTTATGAAAAGGGCAAACACCTAAAAATCCCTTGGCCATATCATCAGGATGGGGCATGACATAGGTATGACCCGCTTCTGTATGACCTAAACCCCCAATAAAGTGGCCATGTTGAATAGCTCCCGCCCCAATACCAGTACCTATGGTGTAATAGACCAAACTTTCCACACCAGGACGAGCAAGCACCTCACCATAAGCAGAGCTATTAACATCTGTTGTCACATCAAAAGGAATCTTAAAAGCAGCCGAAAGTTGTCCTAACAAATCCACATTAGCCCAGCCTGATTTAGGAGTGGTTGTGATATAACCGTAAGTCTCTGACGACGGAT
The genomic region above belongs to Streptococcus pyogenes and contains:
- the manA gene encoding mannose-6-phosphate isomerase, class I encodes the protein MSEPLFLKSTMHDRIWGGTKLRDVFAYNIPSDTTGEYWAISAHPNGVSTVTNGRYQGQPLNTLYAQEPALFGNPKEEVFPLLTKILDANDWLSVQVHPDDAYGREHEGELGKTECWYIISAEEGSEIVYGHQAKSKEDLRAMIEAGAWDDLLTRVPVKAGDFFYVPSGTMHAIGKGILILETQQSSDTTYRVYDFDRKDVNGNLRDLHIEKSIDVLTIGKPENSVPATMVLDNMVATTLVSTPFFTVYKWVTSQMVDMKQAAPYLLVSVLKGQGKLYVDQKAYELEKGMHFILPNDVKSWSFDGQLEMIVSHPNQLV
- the scrK gene encoding fructokinase ScrK; the protein is MGKLYGSIEAGGTKFVCAVGDEEFTVVDKTQFPTTTPEETIARTIAYFKAFEADLAGMAIGSFGPIDIDPSSETYGYITTTPKSGWANVDLLGQLSAAFKIPFDVTTDVNSSAYGEVLARPGVESLVYYTIGTGIGAGAIQHGHFIGGLGHTEAGHTYVMPHPDDMAKGFLGVCPFHKGCLEGMAAGPSIEARTGVRGERLDQEADVWDIQAFYIAQAALQATMLYRPQVIVFGGGVMAQEHMVLRVHDKFTALLSGYLPVPDLTDYIVTPAVADNGSATLGNFALAKLAAQGK